Genomic DNA from Triticum dicoccoides isolate Atlit2015 ecotype Zavitan chromosome 4B, WEW_v2.0, whole genome shotgun sequence:
NNNNNNNNNNNNNNNNNNNNNNNNNNNNNNNNNNNNNNNNNNNNNNNNNNNNNNNNNNNNNNNNNNNNNNNNNNNNNNNNNNNNNNNNNNNNNNNNNNNNNNNNNNNNNNNNNNNNNNNNNNNNNNNNNNNNNNNNNNNNNNNNNNNNNNNNNNNNNNNNNNNNNNNNNNNNNNNNNNNNNNNNNNNNNNNNNNNNNNNNNNNNNNNNNNNNNNNNNNNNNNNNNNNNNNNNNNNNNNNNNNNNNNNNNNNNNNNNNNNNNNNNNNAACCATCATTCTAATTAAAAAATAGCATTTCAAAAACAATAGTGCAGATTTTTGGGTACAGTACAGTGTAGATTTATGAGTACAATGCATATTTTAAAAACAATAGTGCAGATTTCTGGGTACAGTACAGTGTAGATTTCTGAGTACAATGCATATTTCAAAAACAATAGTGCAGACTTTTAGTGGAACATATATGTGGACTTCGTAACGAACACATGCAGATTCTAGCATTTGTTTCTAAAGTACATCAAGTGGTATGTGTTCTAAGTTATTAATCCTAACAAGAAGAGGCAAGGGAAGGAGTAACCTCATACCTTACAGGGAGAACAAAATTAGATCAGGAATAGGAAAATGCAAGAATAGGATACACACAGGAATATGANNNNNNNNNNAAAGGAATATGACACACACAGGAATATTACATACCTTCTATTCCTCCCTGAAAAGTTGATCCCCCAATCTTGTAACAGCCTTCATATGCATCTCCTTTGCCCATGGCTCCATTCTTGTTGTGTCAGCATTCAACATATCTGTGAACTTGTCAAACAACTTTGTTCTTTCCTCTGCTAACTTGGCCACTGTCCTCTCCTTTGCTGCCTCATATGCAAGTCGATTAGCTTCTACCTTCTGAGCAGACAGTCGACTCTGCAATTCCATCATCTCAGCAGTTCGCTCCTTAGCATCAGCTTGTGCTTGTAGAAAGGCCTCAATCTGTTCTTTCATGTTATTCATCTCAGTaggtgcttccttatcttttcctgTAGCTTTCTTCGCCCTCTTTGTTCCTGGGGGACGCTGAGCATTCTCAGTTGGTAttggtgctgacctctttgttccaTCTCCTTCTGTGTATACATGAATCTTCCACTTTTGGCTGTCTTTCACAGCTTCCCACCAATGCACATACAGGAACTGGTGCCCATTGCGGCTTTGGTATAGGTCTAGCGCTTGCTGCATCAATTGTTTATCACACCGGCCACTCGCATAGGTATCTCTCATCTGGTTATAGCAGCCATTGAAAGAGGTTACCTTCTTTGTTGTTTTGTACCAATGGTTCTTGAGGTGCTTCACATCCCTTTGTCGGTCACTCTCTGTTGTGCTGTTGTATGTATCAACAACCTCCTTCCAGTAGTATTCCCCCTTCTTGGCATTCCCATCGATTGGATTCACAGATTTGCTTAACCAAGCACTCACCTGCACAAAGGAAGTAAGTATACGGTTAAATTTAATTAAACAAAAGACAAAATGCAAGTACAAAAGTATAAAACTAGGAGCCAGCCTAAATAAATTTTAGGTAGCAAGACATGAGATATCTTTGATGTCTACATGACAAGAATAAGAGGATTTGGGGGACTTACCAATCTAAGGTCCTCATCTTTTGTATAGTACAACCTCTGTCTATCTTCATCATCTGCTTCCACATCGATTGTGACACGTTTTCGCTTGTTCGATGGAGTTGTGGTCCTGGGATTAGACTTTGATGGAAGAGGGTGGTGCTtggctggtggtggcggcggctgcgTGCAGAACATTGGATATTGGAAACCAAGCTGCTGAGGGGCTGGCAAGGTGAAGTTTGGATGACTTTGGCCTTGAAGGAAGCTCATGAAACCATTAGGAGGACGGTATTCCATTGCAGCTGAAAGAAGAAAAATGTTTGTTATTATGATAGTTAACATAGATAGTTAACATGCCGAGTTCACACTTAACTGAAGTACTAAGTGAAATTCAAGCAAGTACACAACACAAGTCAGTATGGATAATTTAGAGTAAATTCAAAGATAGTCTTAAAACACTTGACAACACATACAATTCAAACATAGTCTTAAAActcactgctctctctctctctctctctctaacacagagacacacacacaccctctctctctctctctctcacacacacacacacacacacagagagatacACCAACGCATCAACAGTTGTAAACTACAACTAGTTGTTTGTAGCTTCACCGAATTTCTTCcaaatatgctcaaccaaatcatgctTGAGTCGATTGTGCATGGACCGGTCACGTATCTCAACATCTCTTCTAATCACGTCGGTGAACAAAGGTGTAGCCCCACTAATCGCTGTCGGCGGCAGAGCAGTGGATGTCCCTAAAGCTTCATTCAAATCGAAGGGTAACTCCACGCCCTTCTCATCTTCAagtatcatgttgtgcatgatcacacatgcTTTCATTATGTTGCAGATATCTATTTGATCCCAAAGCCGTGATGGTTCTGCGACAATTTTGAAGCGTTGTTGTAGAACTCCAAATGCACGTTCAACATCCTTTCTCGCACCTTCTTGTTTCTTCGCAAATAACTTGTCCTTTTCAGTTTGAGGCAGCCGAATGGTTTTCACAAAAACAACCCACTCCGGATATATTCCATCTGCAAGATAATATCCCTTCTTGTATTGTTGCTCATTGACATAGTAGTCTACCCTAGGAGCATTCCCTTGCAATGTTTCAGTGAACAATGGCGACTGATtgagcacattgatgtcattgttggATCCTGGGACACCAAAGAAGGCATGCCATATCCATAGATCATGGGATGCAACAGCCTCAAGGATGATGGTAGGGACACCATAGTCACCACGTGTAAACTGCCCCTTCCATCCAACAGGACAGTTTttccactcccaatgcatgcaGTCTATGCTTCCTAGCATACTAGGAAAACCACGTGCTTCGCCAATTTCTAGTAGACGTTGAATGTCTTCAACAGTTGGCCTTCGCAAATATTCCCCACCAAACTTGGCAATGACCCCCTTAGCAAATTTCTCAAGAGACTCGAGTGTCGTAGATGCACCAAGTCTTATATGGTCATCTGTTTTGTCAGCAGGAACACCATACGCCAACATATGCATGGCTGTTGTGCACTTCTGTAAAGGTGATAGACCTGGACGGCCTAGGGCATCTACCCTTTGAGTGAAGTAGGGAGACCACTCACCAAGAGCTTGAACAATGCGTAGAAAGAGGGGTTTTCCCATGCGGAACCTTCTACGGAAGTAGTAATCAGGATAGGTAGGATTATCACAGAAGTAATCTGCTATGAGAAGTTCATTGTAAAATTCTCTCTTCCTGTCAATATATGTCCTAGGGGCTGACTGACGCCTAGTACTTGGACCTTCTAGTGTATGATGAATGTTTGTGGCTATTTGTGTAGCAAAGTTGTTGAGAGTATTCTGTTGTGCCAAGTAATCTTCTAGAGAGAAAATTTCGGTTGGGTCAATGGTATCATCTTCGAACTCATCGGAACTCAATTGTGACATATTGCAAGTTGAGCTACAATTTAAAAATCAAGTAATAAGAATTATGCACACAACACACATGAAACTATAATTTGGATGGGAAGAATAATATTCATGTGCAAATAGCATACTCGGAACTACCAAAGAACAATAAAAAGATAGCAAAGTGTCCAAGTGTTCTAAGCTCTTAATCCTACCAGCTatttctcaaaaaaagaaaaaaaataacacGGATATGGCACCTTCAGCAGACTAGCACTACTCTTTCTTTATCAGTATATGCAGCTAGCACAAGGGACCAAATTGACCAACGTACATAGATGTTATAACAGTCAGAACTCTGTTCAAATTAACTCTATACCAAAACATCTTGATGGCAGTCACATTTCCTGAATAAGGCTAGTAAGTCTAGCAAAAGAATTCAACATCTGCACCTAGTACAACAACTAATAGTACCAGCATCCCTGTGATTATGCTAGTCTAATAATATACCAACTACTAGTACATCTAGCAAAAGAATTCAGCATCTGCACCTAGCCATTAGCAAATAAAAACAAAGATGGGGATTTCAGGATTTGACATGTTTCTCTCAGGGCTAGCAAATCAGCATCTGCACCTAGCCATCTGCATCTGCACCTAGCTAATTAGCATAATTTTCTCTTCACAATTGCAAAGAGCAGAGTACCAAGGCTGATCTGACATGTTTCTCTCAGGGCTAAGAAGAAAAAAGATGGGGATTTCAGGATTTCCACAAGCATGGTTGCCTGACTCAAATAGATTGAACCAAAATCACACACAGGGGAATCAATCTTCTTGGAACCCTAGCCTAGTTTACTGAGCAAAATAAATCTGGCcatgaccacaagaagaagcaggggaAGAACTAGACTCGTACCTTGCAGCAAGAGCTGCAGTCGGATGTCGACGGCAGGTTGAGGACGAGGTGCGCCGCCTTCTCCGCTGGTTCGCGCGCCGCGCCTCCGCTCCCTGGTTCGCGCGCCGCGCCTCTGCTCCCTGGTTCGCGCCCTTCTCTTCTCCCCTTCCCGCCCTTCCCTTCTCTCTTTCGCGCCCTTCCCCTCCCGCTCGCGGGATTTTGTTGGGCGAGTGTGGTCCCGAATCGAGCGGAGCGACGGACCTCCCACCGCGTCGCCCCAGCGGTCGCCTCGTTGGTTTCGTCAGCGAAGAAGCGAGTTCTTCTGCAGGAGCCCGTTTCGATCTGCAAGCCACAGGTTTGGTTGATGTGGCACTCGGCAAGAGGAGGTGGCACATGGGGCGCCCGTCCAGCGTGGCCCATTGGCCATGCcctcagggcatgtacaatggaggcAGCACCTTGGTGCTGCCCCAGCCATCCACATAGGTAAATTTGAATGAAGCTATTGTTGTATGCCACTATCACCCAATGGAAGCTACTCTATGTGATGTCATCATCTTATTTTTTCTCTCTCACCTCCTTTCCAACACATGAAACCTCCACTACATTTAAACAATACCAGAATCTATTTGAATTAACAATATCAGCAAGCATACACACTATATCAACAAGCATACACACTGAAAGTTATCAAACAACTTGATTTCCAAACAAAAATCAACAATCTTGATATGCAAACAGTGTCAGTATGTCTTGTCCATGACACTACAAAATCCCATAGTAACAGAATAATCTTAAGGTTTCAAATACCCATAAAGGAAAGATTTGTAAACACACAAATCAAATTTCAGACTGAATTTTTTGTTGTATCCTTTGATTCTtctcattccaaaaaaaaatctcacATCTTCTACGCTTCCTGGCACATGAAATCCGCTTTTTTTGACATATATGTAGAACATCTACACGAGAAGCAAGCCACAAGTTAGAGTATAATAACAAGCATGTCGAAAACACAGATTTTTTCTAAGTTGGCCATTTGGTTTGGCTAGAGCATTCCCTGTTAAATTTGCATGGAGCAACTGACAATAGTACAAGTATCCTGCTGTAGTGCAACTACAGTTT
This window encodes:
- the LOC119292975 gene encoding uncharacterized protein LOC119292975, which encodes MGKPLFLRIVQALGEWSPYFTQRVDALGRPGLSPLQKCTTAMHMLAYGVPADKTDDHIRLGASTTLESLEKFAKGVIAKFGGEYLRRPTVEDIQRLLEIGEARGFPSMLGSIDCMHWEWKNCPVGWKGQFTRGDYGVPTIILEAVASHDLWIWHAFFGVPGSNNDINVLNQSPLFTETLQGNAPRVDYYVNEQQYKKGYYLADGIYPEWVVFVKTIRLPQTEKDKLFAKKQEGARKDVERAFGVLQQRFKIVAEPSRLWDQIDICNIMKACVIMHNMILEDEKGVELPFDLNEALGTSTALPPTAISGATPLFTDVIRRDVEIRDRSMHNRLKHDLVEHIWKKFGEATNN